A genomic region of Bacteroidales bacterium contains the following coding sequences:
- a CDS encoding Crp/Fnr family transcriptional regulator, with translation MTLTEIQFFKSKFYFLGTDLIAEILEVSTVGHFKANTTLITEGQHVKVIPIVLKGLVKVFTQIEDKELLLYYMKAEQSCIVSFASSLKNETSRIFAITEEDSTLLLLPSDKVVKWVTTMPAINLLFYQQYDLRYGELIDAINRMLYFKLDKRLMDYLVQKVKITGKNPVRISHKEIANELGTAREVVSRLIKKFESQNLVRQHRDQIEILTVG, from the coding sequence ATGACTTTGACAGAAATTCAATTCTTCAAAAGCAAATTCTATTTCCTGGGGACAGATCTCATTGCTGAAATCCTTGAAGTTTCAACCGTAGGGCACTTTAAGGCAAACACCACGCTGATTACCGAAGGCCAGCACGTTAAAGTGATTCCTATTGTCTTAAAAGGGCTGGTTAAGGTCTTTACACAAATTGAAGATAAAGAGCTTTTGCTTTACTATATGAAAGCCGAACAAAGTTGCATCGTATCGTTTGCCTCAAGCCTCAAAAACGAAACGAGCAGAATATTCGCAATTACCGAGGAAGACAGTACCTTGCTGTTATTGCCTTCGGATAAAGTTGTAAAATGGGTTACAACCATGCCGGCTATCAACCTGCTATTTTATCAGCAATACGACCTCAGGTATGGCGAACTGATTGATGCCATCAATCGAATGCTTTATTTTAAGCTTGACAAACGGCTTATGGACTACCTGGTGCAAAAAGTGAAAATCACAGGCAAAAACCCGGTAAGAATTTCCCATAAAGAAATTGCGAATGAGTTGGGTACGGCCAGGGAGGTTGTCAGCCGGCTTATTAAGAAATTTGAAAGTCAAAATTTAGTCAGGCAGCATCGAGACCAGATAGAGATTTTAACGGTCGGGTGA
- a CDS encoding TraR/DksA family transcriptional regulator has product MANNRVDNNAPDVIKNRYNQEELEEFRQIILEKLAKARADLALLTEAYSNNNEHDTNDTSPTFKVLEEGYNVLSKEENSRLAARQQKFISNLENALIRIENGSYGICRATGKLISAERLRSVPHATLSMEAKLQQYSPRK; this is encoded by the coding sequence ATGGCGAACAACAGAGTGGATAACAATGCTCCGGATGTTATCAAAAACCGCTACAACCAGGAGGAACTTGAAGAGTTCAGGCAGATTATTTTGGAAAAACTTGCCAAGGCCCGCGCCGATCTCGCGCTGCTGACTGAGGCATACAGCAACAACAACGAACATGACACCAACGATACTTCACCCACTTTCAAGGTGCTCGAAGAGGGATACAATGTGCTATCGAAGGAGGAAAACAGCCGGCTTGCTGCACGTCAGCAGAAGTTTATATCGAACCTCGAAAATGCCCTCATCCGGATCGAAAACGGAAGTTATGGCATCTGTCGTGCTACTGGAAAGCTGATCTCAGCCGAAAGGTTAAGAAGCGTTCCTCATGCTACACTGAGCATGGAGGCTAAACTGCAGCAATATTCACCCAGAAAGTAA
- a CDS encoding lipoprotein signal peptidase, with translation MKKSLFLIGIVLILDQSLKFWIKTNMTLGQEFNIISNWFIIHFTENEGMAFGLTFGGEFGKLALSMFRILAIAAIGYYLYNLNRQKAHTGLTVSISLILAGAIGNILDSAFYGLIFSNSSYHTVATLLPEIGGYATFLHGKVVDMLYFPIIQGHYPDWFPLWGGEDFIFFRPVFNIADSSITIGVFILILFQRKFFPNHKKDDEEVVNGDIATIETTEE, from the coding sequence TTGAAGAAATCTCTGTTTTTAATAGGCATTGTCCTGATTTTGGACCAGTCACTCAAGTTCTGGATTAAAACCAATATGACCCTCGGACAGGAATTTAATATCATCAGCAACTGGTTTATCATTCATTTTACCGAAAATGAAGGAATGGCCTTTGGCCTGACTTTCGGTGGTGAATTTGGGAAACTTGCCCTCAGCATGTTCCGTATTTTAGCTATTGCGGCTATTGGTTATTACCTCTACAACCTGAACCGGCAGAAAGCACACACCGGATTAACTGTGAGCATCTCGCTGATCCTGGCAGGCGCAATTGGTAATATCCTCGACAGCGCTTTTTACGGGCTCATTTTTAGCAACTCCTCTTATCATACAGTTGCCACACTCCTTCCTGAAATCGGAGGCTACGCTACATTTTTACATGGGAAAGTGGTGGACATGCTGTATTTTCCGATCATCCAGGGGCATTATCCTGACTGGTTTCCTTTATGGGGTGGGGAGGATTTTATCTTCTTCCGGCCGGTATTCAACATTGCCGATTCATCGATCACGATTGGAGTTTTTATCCTGATCCTTTTCCAGAGGAAGTTTTTCCCAAACCATAAAAAAGATGATGAGGAAGTAGTTAATGGGGATATAGCAACCATTGAAACAACTGAGGAGTGA
- a CDS encoding manganese efflux pump → MLYFEMLLIAVGLSVDTFAVSISTGLTIERIKFRQGIRIAQVLAFFQALLPFLGWLAGMQVTRYISFYDHWIAFGLLASLGTKMMVESFKQGEEKKYNPLVFSFLLAMAIATSIDALVVGVSLAFIETNIYMAIMIIGFVTFLASMIGMLVGKNVNGKFGRKVEFIGGLILFGIGLKILIDHLL, encoded by the coding sequence ATGCTGTATTTTGAAATGTTGCTCATAGCAGTAGGTTTATCTGTTGATACTTTTGCTGTTTCCATTTCTACAGGGTTGACCATCGAACGGATTAAATTCAGACAAGGTATAAGGATCGCACAGGTTTTGGCATTTTTTCAGGCTTTGCTTCCGTTTTTAGGATGGCTTGCTGGGATGCAGGTTACGAGGTACATCAGTTTTTATGATCATTGGATTGCTTTTGGACTACTTGCATCACTTGGGACTAAAATGATGGTTGAATCTTTTAAGCAGGGGGAAGAGAAAAAATACAACCCCCTGGTGTTTTCTTTCCTTTTAGCCATGGCCATAGCAACAAGCATTGATGCCTTGGTTGTCGGAGTTAGCCTTGCCTTTATCGAAACCAACATCTACATGGCTATAATGATCATTGGTTTTGTTACTTTCCTTGCATCGATGATAGGGATGTTGGTAGGCAAAAATGTGAATGGGAAATTCGGAAGGAAAGTCGAATTTATAGGGGGTCTGATATTATTTGGTATTGGCTTGAAAATTCTGATTGATCATCTGCTCTGA
- a CDS encoding DUF2892 domain-containing protein, with protein MTKNMGSLDKSIRLILALLFAVLYFAELFSGTFGVTLLVLAAVFLLTSMVGFCPLYTLVGISTSKAKK; from the coding sequence ATGACAAAAAACATGGGTTCATTGGATAAATCTATCAGACTGATTTTAGCTTTATTATTCGCAGTCCTTTATTTCGCTGAATTGTTTTCGGGCACTTTCGGTGTCACTTTGCTTGTGCTTGCAGCCGTTTTCTTGCTGACAAGCATGGTGGGTTTTTGTCCGTTATATACGCTGGTTGGTATTTCAACCAGCAAGGCAAAAAAATAG